TAGTAGGTCTTGAAATCCACTTTGTCTCACTTTCTTTTACATATATAGTATCAGCAAAGCTCAACCCTAACCTAGTCTAAACAACAAGACTCAtacccaaataaaaaaaatggccTAACAAGTAACAACAACACATATACCACTAGAAAAAGCCTATCCATAACCACCATTTAAGATAGTGTCCCACAAAACCAACCAAATTAAACCATTTGCAGACGAGAAACCTTTAAACCCCACCACACCCTCAGCATTTAAGTAGAGAAATGACTAATGAGAGTGCACCTCGCAAGCATCATGGCCTTGTGGAGCCCAAAATGATGAGTTCTGGCAATAAACACCAAAGCAAGCACCCTTTTTATGGCGTAGAACCCCACAGTATCTCGGCGCTAACGGTGGCGCACTCTGCATCTGACTGAGaagccttcttcaccatcttcAATACCTCCAATTTCACCTCTGTTTTCTCCTCAGATGTCAAACCTTCCCCCACTTCCAATTGAATAGCAAACCTCGAAACACAACCAGCGAAAACAGCATCAAACTCCTCCACACCCTCATATTTTTCTCTTCCTCTGTTCTCCTCCACATCATATGAAGAATCCCCACTTTCACTACCCTTCCTCTGCAACTCCATGAGTATCTTCACCAAATTCTCCTGAAACATAGCTTCAACCACTTCCATCCTCCCAATGTATGCAATTTCCATAACACAATCCAACGCCGCAGCACAAAGAGACAAATCCTGTAACCTTAAAAACCCAACAATCGTTGGAATCTCTCCATGTGACAAAATTTCATCCACCAAAGGACTCCGAATGAACCTCACCAACGACGTCAGAACCTGAACCGAACACGTAGAAGCCATAGCTATCAACGCCTTGATGGTAGGACCCATCAACACCAACCCAACAAACACATTCTTGTTGAATTTTACCAGAGCAGCAATGGCCACCGCAGCTTCCTCCTTCACCCTCTTCGAGCTCAGCGGCTCAAACAACGTCCGCTCCAGAACCGTGAACACCTTCGCCCGCAACACCAGATCCTGAAACCCCAAATCAAAACCCTGAGCCAACCTCTGCTCGAACTCAACCAGCGCGTTCACCTGCTCATCCTCACCGTGAGGCTGTTGTAGCGTTGTCACGAGGTCGTGAACGGTGACGCGGTCGATGTAGGCTTGGATTTCGGCCTCGAATGTGATGGCGGTTTGGGAGATTTTGTAGGTGGTGATGTGGCGGCGGAGGAGGGAGTTCGGGTTGTAGCCTTGACAGCTGTGGAGATTCTCGATGAGGGTTTTGAGGGTGGAGAGGGTGTGGGTGAGGGGGTGGAGGTTTGGGTCGGTTGAGAAGACGGTGATTGCTTTGGTTTCGAGGTTGAGGAGAGTGTCAATGGAGTCTGGGTTGAGGGTGGAGAAGGGGGTGGTTTTGGTGTGGAGATCTTTGGATGCTTCGAGGAGAGCGGTGAGGAGAGTGAGGATGCGGTGTTTGGAAGGAGGATCGTCCATGTGAAGAGGGTGGAAATTGAATTGAAGTGAGGGAGTGAGTTTGGTTTGTGCTGGAAATTACGTGAAGAATGGGAGATGAAACAGAAAAGACAAAGAAGGAAGGAAGAGAAACCAAACGCAAACTCAACTGTCAGTCTATTAATTCAAGGACCAGCCATTCAATGGAGGGAGTCCACGTAAGTCTTATATTAATACTTCTTCCCCCCCTAAACATAGtttattctctcttttttttcttggtCGTTATGCGTAAGGTCGACAGCagtgagactaatccctcgtCCCACAGTCaacgcactaagcggtagggggtTGGGCAaagagttttttctattcgcaagagttaAACATAGTTTATTCTTTAATAGTAGTATTAATTATAAGATTAAATTTTAATGATATCGTAATATTGTATACTGGAtcgtgatttaaatcaataatgatATATTTATACTTCATATCTGTCAAAAAATAtctaattattttttctttttatctatcACTTCTTATCTTATCACATCACACATGATATCTCTTAATTATATCTCTTCTCTTCCTATCTATCTCCACCAGAGGGAGGTGGAGAGGTGTGTATTTTCCAATTTAAATTTATAAGTTATACTTGTTCAAATAGGTAGGCttatctaaaaataaataaatatcaatGGTAACATTAATAGTGGGGTCGGCTTCATTTGAATTCAGCATGATTATGGTTTGAATTTTATAATGACTTAACTATCACTAATTTAAGACATATAttgaaaaattttaaaaaagctAAAATTTGTTTTAGTCCTGTAAAATAGAGGTattttaagcaaaaaaaaaaaaaaaaagcatgctTCAAGCATGGTAAGCACAAGACTTAAGGCTTTGGAGTTATGAGTGTCTACCGAGTTACCTTCCATGGTAGACTGACTTAATCACAAAGTTACCACCTACGATAACCCAACCTAAGCATCAATGCACACTTCAAGTCGAATAAGCACGAGACTTGAGGGCTTGGAGGGTTGTGTGTCTATTGAGCTACTATCCTCGGCATCCAAGTCTGACCATTGAGGTACAATTCAACTCAATAAACACGTATAACATATATAAACTTGAGAGATTATATTGCAATCTCTGGATTAGATAATCGTAACCCATGGCAATTAACCGATCATTATGTTTTTCAAGAACTTATTAAGTCACTTTAAATATAACATCTAAAAGCTCAAATGAACCATTAATCCTATAAATGGCTAAGACAACAAGGTTAAGACATCTTCACTCTAACCCTAATATTAGGAGCTGGTTGTCACTAAGTATAACCTCGTAATTTTGGAAAGAACATTTATAAATTGCAATTGAATTCCCTCTGAAACAAACTTTTGTTCCTTTTTCgctttggatttttttttgtgtgttttcaTGTTGGAGTTGTGGATGATATGAAAGTGGTTTGACTTATTGCAGAGATGGTGAAGAAGGTGTGGTGCTTACAGAAGGCGGTGAATTGAAAATGGAGGGACCCCTGTGTGCTTAGCCCTAAAAGAATGAGTCATTTGGTTTTAGTCCTTACATTTAAGGTCAATTGGATGAAAAAAATAATGTAGGATGTCACATAAGATCATTGGTGTGTCAAATATTGATGTAGAACTTTGTTAGTCACGTCACAACATTTTTTAACAGGAGTCAACGACAGAGACTAAAACCATCTATTTGCTTAAAAGATAATCCTATTATATAGAGAATACAAATATATTTAAGcctttaataaatatatttggtCTAACCTGAATCTGGTTTAAGTTAAACCACATGTTTTGAAAATGGTCTACCAATTTTCATCTCTGACTTAGATAATCAAGCAGAAATTGGAGTGTGTGTGCGGTGTGCCAATTGCCAAATCCAAATTGCCAAAATAACACAAGTAGAAATTGGACTACAGATTCTGATTCCCTCATGACAACTGTGTTGTATTGCACAACCAGCAAATTTTGTGTTTGTATTTATGAAAAATCATTTCTAAAAAAAACCacttttttaagaaaataaattacaacAAACGTGTAGAAACTAGAAAGTCTACTAAGGATCCCGGTACTTATGCTGGGGAGTCCACCTCAGATGCAAAGTGATCTTCCCGGATTTAGCTGCATCTAGAGGAAAAGTTTCATCGTATTCCCCTTCTAAGATGACCTTAGTCAGTGTCATGATCACTCTTCCCATTTTTTCCTGAAAAATTCATGCATTTCGATAGTTATAAAAAAGTGCAGTATAATATTCAGAGAATTTGAAATAGTGTGCTAGAGAGTGTTTTGTGAACAAACTTCTCATTCAGAAAGCACATGAAACACCCTTCTTTTCACAACTTAACAAAGAAAGTAACTTCTGTTAAGTGTTAATTAATAGGAGTTTTTTTAACTCTGGATAAATAGGCATCGTGGacgaaagaaagaaataatgggAGGCTTAACAAGTGATATATGAAAAgaaagtagagagaaatataaaGAAATGTAATATAGATGTAAAAAATTGAGTTGTGGCAAAGAAAACAGAGTTGTTGAATTATGTTTGAAATCAAGCAGTACTTAGAAACAAACAagttaaatagaaaattaaagAGGTATCACCTTGCCAAACGTATCATGATCCCAGACTTCAATAATTAACATTTCGTGCAAGCCATCCTCCACAACAAAGTCAAATGTTTGATTCCATACTGGGTTTAGGGATTCATTTACAACCTGAGAATAAGGAATTATTATTCAGTCCATTACAAGTATATGAAAACCAGTGTATACAAATACAATCAACTTAATACGTTTTTAACTAATTTGCACTCAACTACTTCAGGttgttaatcaattaattattcaaatttatattgcTCTAGACAAAAAATTAGTTAAACACTGATATACAAAAATGTTTCAGACCGAGATTATCCTAAATCTTACCCTGCTCTTCAGTTTCTTTTCTGATTTTTTCAACATTAGGACGACAAATGGATCAGCTTTGCCCATGAAGTCCACTACTGGCAAGTCTTCAGCTGAAATCACTGTTACAGATAGAACACCTCTTACAATCACGTTGCTTCTCCTCCGTGATGGTGATGCTTTTGTAAGATCCTCATCCTCTGCGTCAACTACTCCACTCTTAAGGGTCTTCTCGAACGTGGTTAATGAGTACTCAGGGTCAAAAGGGTTCTTAAAGTTGGTATCAACCCCAAATGGGCAGTACAAGAGCTCCAACTGCACCTATATGAGGTATAATATACTAAAGAAGGTTTATGAACTGCTATAATCTGAATTTCCATGAATAGAATACTAAGATACAAGTATGTGATAATATAACAAAGAGCACAAGTAACAAGTTTACCAGATTCTAAGGTCATTATAGATCAAACTTGTGCCTAGAACTTTCTTATTTCATACACACACCCCCTATATTGACCATTTTATAATATACTTGATAAACTTGAAAGCCATGGTTTAGTATTCTACTCATGGCAAACGGCTAAGCTCTACATTAATTGGTCATTACATTTACAGCAATGATTTTACAAAGGAAAATCGGAAGAAATGCTGATGTGTCAAAGCTAAATTATGTTATTTGGCGGTAATCATGGGTCCTCTTCTTGTGTTTAGTAATGTAACTTTTAGTAATTTCCTTGGTATTGATCAGTTAGAATCTAGAATGCCAGATGAATGTAATGAAGACACTAAGAATAAACTATCTTACCTCACCCCTGTATTTGTTATCTCTATGGATTTCCAGATCCTTCACCAATTTCAACCATACATCCTTTACTTTACCAGGTTCGAGTTCCTTCAGCGGAATTTGGGCACAGCCAAGAAGCTCAGATGCTTGAACTCCTTCATCATCAAAAATTCTTATGGTCAAGTGCTGGGTTGATGCATCTTCGACAATGAAATCGAAGTGCTCATTCCATATTGGATTCAGCTGGTTGTTCTGAACATACCAAGCAAATGGATTAACCAACAcaacaataaataaattaaaataaaggaaGCTTCCATTGGAAAGAGAGTTAGTCTTACGATTGTTTTACTGGTTTTTGTTCTCTCACGAAGAGGGCGTACAAATACGGTAGCATAAGGATCGGATTTCCCAATCAGATctttatttgttaagttttttgCTTGCACTAGTTTTACTTCCAATGTTCCAACCGGTTTCAATTCTAGGTTGCTGTGAAAGGAAGAACAATCATGTAGCGTTTgaattaaagaaataaaaaagaaacagcaATAAAGTACACATAAATGATATGCATGCTATGCTACATGTGATGAAAATGACACAGAAGATGATGGCAGAAATAAAGGTTAAAGACATTTTGGAACAAATGTGACATTAATTTACAGAAGCCTAGAATATAGTTTTCATTTGGCTAGCCTAGTGAAAGTAGACTAACTGCTATAATTCCTTCTAGCAGTGTCAACTTTCTAGCTCTTCATTGATATATGAAGATGCATAACTGCACATGCTTAAGGATTTACTTGCCATTACAAGACAGGTTGCAGTCACCAAAGCAGAAAACTGATTCAGATCCATACATCACTATCAGCtcctaaataaataattttgtcCTCCTACTGGAAGAAAATAGTAACGAACTGTTAGATACCTGTAGTCCCCAGGTATAATTGGTATAATTTTGCGTACTGGCCAAGTTATAGAGTCTTCAATGGCATCTCGAATTGTTTCCTGAATAATTAACAGAGGAGTTTATTACTGAGGTAGAGTGTTGTATGAGTTAGCAAGTTATTGACAATGCAATGCAGGATTAATATACCTAACTTTTGTAATTGATTATACTTCTCCGTGATTTACATTACAATGCATTAGGACTATATTGCACACTCTGTTCAAACCTTTGGGACTCAGACATACATATACATGAATGTTaacaaaatttcagaaccaaagtTCAAGATCTCCTGAAAAAATAGGGGGGAAGagtataaaagaaaagaaatgctTCTTGGCATGGAATTTATCTTCACCATCTGCGAAGAAATTACCTATCAAAACTTTTGATATGTCATAAAGATTTTAAACAGAATAAAGAAAATGGCAGTGCctgattattaatttattacatAACTACCAAATCCTGTTACACATGAAGATCAGGTGCATGGTAGTATAGCATGTGCAAACTAAGTAACATTAGTCAAAGGAAAAATATCAGTACCACAAAACTATGTATAATTTGCTTATACCTCTATGGCATCAGATATCCCCGGTATAGCTGATATGTCACCACCAACCACTTTGAGAGTAAAATCCAGATCTCTCTGTTGGCAGAACAAATAAAAACATGAAATATAAATAGTTGGAATTTTTAATTTACAAATATTTGAACAAACTCATTAACTGCTCGTTTTTCTTTAGGCTTTTTTTGGGAGTTTTTTAGAGAGGGAATGTGAAGGCTTTGACGGTAAAGGAAGGGGAGGGGAAAGAAAAGGGGAAGGGAGGGTAATCCCTCCCCTTGTTCGGAAGTTCATAATTCTTCAAAAACCTCCAATTTGGGGGAGCTTCACAAAATAGCTAAAGGAAGGTCTTTGAGGAGTTTGAAGGATTTtaaaaaattcttcaaagttTATCCCTTTCTTACAAAGCTATCAAACAAGAGGAGGGCTTCTCATGAGCCTCCCCTTTCCATTCCCGCCCCTCCAAAATCCAACTTGCGAAGAAAGCTTGAGCTTTCT
This is a stretch of genomic DNA from Lotus japonicus ecotype B-129 chromosome 1, LjGifu_v1.2. It encodes these proteins:
- the LOC130727360 gene encoding uncharacterized protein LOC130727360, with the translated sequence MDDPPSKHRILTLLTALLEASKDLHTKTTPFSTLNPDSIDTLLNLETKAITVFSTDPNLHPLTHTLSTLKTLIENLHSCQGYNPNSLLRRHITTYKISQTAITFEAEIQAYIDRVTVHDLVTTLQQPHGEDEQVNALVEFEQRLAQGFDLGFQDLVLRAKVFTVLERTLFEPLSSKRVKEEAAVAIAALVKFNKNVFVGLVLMGPTIKALIAMASTCSVQVLTSLVRFIRSPLVDEILSHGEIPTIVGFLRLQDLSLCAAALDCVMEIAYIGRMEVVEAMFQENLVKILMELQRKGSESGDSSYDVEENRGREKYEGVEEFDAVFAGCVSRFAIQLEVGEGLTSEEKTEVKLEVLKMVKKASQSDAECATVSAEILWGSTP
- the LOC130727359 gene encoding synaptotagmin-4-like → MGFISGMIVGVAVGIGLIVAYARHESFRSKRRSDLAKTIARFARMTVEDSRKLLLPKFYPSWVVFTRRQKLNWLNSQLSKLWPYINEAASELIRSNVEPILEQYKPIVLSSLTFSKLTLGTVAPQFTGIEIVDEDSGPNGVTMELEMQWDGNPNIVLDIKTKVGVVIPVQVKNIGFTGVFRLIFKPLVNEFPGFGAVCFSLREKRDLDFTLKVVGGDISAIPGISDAIEETIRDAIEDSITWPVRKIIPIIPGDYSNLELKPVGTLEVKLVQAKNLTNKDLIGKSDPYATVFVRPLRERTKTSKTINNQLNPIWNEHFDFIVEDASTQHLTIRIFDDEGVQASELLGCAQIPLKELEPGKVKDVWLKLVKDLEIHRDNKYRGEVQLELLYCPFGVDTNFKNPFDPEYSLTTFEKTLKSGVVDAEDEDLTKASPSRRRSNVIVRGVLSVTVISAEDLPVVDFMGKADPFVVLMLKKSEKKLKSRVVNESLNPVWNQTFDFVVEDGLHEMLIIEVWDHDTFGKEKMGRVIMTLTKVILEGEYDETFPLDAAKSGKITLHLRWTPQHKYRDP